Part of the Polaribacter sp. Hel1_33_78 genome is shown below.
AATTATTCTTGTACCAATTATTTGGCCTTTTTAATCAATAAAGCTAATTACTTAAAAAATATATAATCTCGATAAGGCTCTTAATTTAAGCTTAAAAAACTTAATCATTTTAGACTTAGACATTATGAAAACAAGAATATTTTACATATTATTATTCATTTCAATTATTAGATTACATGCACAAAGCACGAACAAAGGTGAAAATTCTTTAGGAACTTGGTATGCAGTTACCACCTCTAGCAAAGTTTCTGATAAATTTAGTATTAGCGGTTCTTTAACGAATTGGAATTATAAAATTGTAGACAATCAGCACTTATTATTAGCTATTATTGGATTAAATTATAAGGTTAATAATGCTGTATCTTTTGGAATTGGATATGGATATGGAAGTATAGATACAAGTTTCGAAGAAACAGGTGATCCGTACTTAATAGAGAATAGGACTATTGAGCAAATTAGTGTAAAATATAAAGTGTATAAATTTTCATTATCTCATAGATTTAAATTAGAGCAACGTTTTATTGAATATGAAACACAGTATAAATTTAAAAATAGAATTCGTTATCGTTTTAAAAGTTCATTTCCAATTAATAAAAGATTGTCCATTACTTTTTATGATGAAATTCATTACCATTTAATAAACGGGTTAGATTTTCATCAAAACAGAGCGTATGCAGGTTTAGGTGTCAAAATTAATAAAAACATGAATTTCCAATTTGGGTATGCAAGACATAGCTACAAAACAAAAAGTTTTAACAGACTATCTGCACAACTTAATCTAAAGTTTGATTTCAGAAAAGCAAAGATTTAATTCTTTGCTTTTTTTATTGCTTGTTCTATATCAGCAATTAAATCTTCTGTTTCTTCAATACCTACAGAAAACCTTATTAAGCCATCTTTAATTCCTCTCTCTAAACGTTCTTCTTCATTTAATAAAGCATGTGTAGTTTGCGTAGGACTTACAGTTGTACTCTCTACACCAGCCAAACTCATAGAGGGTTTTATCAATTGTAAACTGTTTTGAAATTTCATTGCATCAATTCCTTTATTTAATTCAAAAGATAACATGGCGCCAAAACCTTTCATTTGTTTTTTTGCAATTTCATACTGTAGATGACTCTTTAATCCTGGATAATATACCTTATCAATATTGGGATTACCCTCAAAATATTCAGCCATAATTTGAGCATTTTTTGTTTGCTCTTTTACACGCAAATTCATGGTTTTTAAACTTCTTTCTAATAACCAAACAGTTTGATCGCTCAAATTACCACCAAAATTAATAGCAGTTTTCCATATCTGTTCTATATGTTTTTTGGATGCTGCTACTGCACCAGCAGAAATATCAGAATGACCGCCCATATATTTTGTAGCAGAATGTAAAATGATATCAATTCCAAAATCAACAGGGTTTTGATTGATCGGTGAGGCAAATGTATTATCCATCATCGTTATGATCTCATGCTGTTTTGCTAAAACAGAAATTGCTTTCATATCTGTAATGCCTAATAACGGATTTGAAGGCGTTTCTATATAAAGAATCTTCGTGTTTTTTCTGATTAAGCTTTTAAAATCATCCACTTTATCACTTTCTGTAAAAGAATATTCTATTCCGTATTTATCAAATTCAGCAACCACAAAGTTATATGTACCTCCATAAATTACTTGTTGAATAATTACGTGATCTCCTTTTTGTAAAAAAGCTAACATGGCATTCGAAATTGCAGCCATTCCTGAACTAAAAATCAAAGCATCTTCTGAATGTTCTAAAGCCGCAATTTTTTTACACAACATTTCTTGATTTGGTGTGTTTAAATATCGAGGATAGCGCTTCACATCTACTCCATCAAAAGCATAAGAAGTAGACATGTAGATTGGAGAAATTGCTCCCTTAAATTGCTCATCTTTTACTTCACCAACATGAACGCAAGTTGAGTTTATTCCTAATTTTTTACTTTTATCCATTTCAGAAAATTTATATTGCTAATTTAAGAAAACCTATTGATTAGTTTCTACAAAAAAACAATATCTTCGTTTTATGATATCAGTTTTACTTGTTGGAAATGGAAATGTTGCTGCACATTTACACACTGCTTTTTTAAATGCTCCTGCTATAAATGTTACTCATGTAAGTTCTAGAGATTTAGAAATCATTCCGCAAGCGGATATTACGATCATTGCTGTTTCAGATGATGCCATTGCGGAAGTTTCATCCAAAATTAAGAACCATTTTGTAGTTCATACATCAGGAAGTGTGGCCATGAATGGTTTAAAAAACACCACAAGAAAGGGTGTTTTTTATATGTTACAAACTTTCTCTAAAGATAAAATAGTAGATTTTTCTGAAGTTCCTTTTTGTTTAGAATCTGAAAATGAAAATGATTATAATTTATTGGAAAAACTTGCAAAGTCAATTGGAAAAAAAATGTATGCTATAAATTCAGAACAGCGTAAAACAATCCATTTAGCTGCAGTTTTTGTAAATAACTTTACGAATCATCTGTATAAAATTGGGAACGATATTTGTAAGGAAAATAACGTGCCTTTTGAAATTTTACAACCCTTAATTAAAGAAACAGCCTCAAAAATTGAGGAATTATCTCCAAAAAAAGCACAAACAGGACCAGCTATAAGAAATGATGAAAAAACAATAAAAAATCATTTAAATTTGCTAGATAAAAAGCAACAAAAAATCTATAAAATCTTTACAAAATCAATCCAAAATGGAGATAAGCTATAAACAGTTATTACCCAATATAAATACCTTAATTTTTGATGTAGATGGAGTTCTTACAAATGGCATAGTTACTATAATGCCAGATGGTGAATTAGTAAGACACATGAGTATTAAAGATGGATATGCCCTAAAAACCGCTGTGGATCAAGGTTTTAATATTTGTATTATTTCTGGTGGAAATAATGAAGGGGTAAGAACACGTTTAGCTAACTTAGGTATTAAAGACATTTATTTAGGTGCGCATGATAAAATAAAGCAATATCAAGAATTAGTTCATAAATATCAATTACAACCAGAAAACGTTTTGTATATGGGTGATGATATCCCTGATTTTCCGGTAATGAAATTGGTAGGATTGCCTTGTTGCCCAAACGATGCAGTTCAAGAAATTCAAAGCATATCTAAATACATTTCATACAAAAAAGGTGGTGAAGGTTGCGTTCGAGATATTATTGAGCAAATTTTGCGAGTTCAAGGAAAATGGGACAATAATTTTAATGCTAAATATGACTAATATAAATTTATGAAAAAAATACTTATTTCTTTCACGTTCTTGATAATTACTGCGTCTATAAACGCACAAAATATTTTCGGAAAATGGCATTCAACCAATGAAAATACCGGAGAAGTTGATTCTGTAATAGAGGTCTATAAAAAAGATGGAAAAGCTTTTGCAAAAGTTGTTGATATTAAAGATGCTGCAAGAAAAGATGCTGTTTGCGAAAAATGTGAAGATGAAAACAAAAACAGGCCTATCTTAGGCTTAAACATTCTTACAGGATTAGAAAAAGACGGAGAAGAATGGTCTGGAGGTAATATTTTAGATCCCAGAAATGGAAAAATTTATAAATGCTATATCAAATTAATAAAACCAAATAAATTGAAACTGCGAGGTTATATTGGCCTTGCTCTATTTGGAAAAACAGCCTATTGGGAAAGAGCTGAGTAAAATTAGAAAATCATAAAAACACGAAAACTATTCGGCCTAATTTTTTTCTTCTAACATGGGTACAAAAGCAAAATCTCCTAATTCATGCTTTTCAAATTCTTTATAAGATTTTCTAATAAACAAAGTCATAATTTGAGTTGTATCTCCCACGGGAATCAATAACATTCCGCCTATTTTTAGTTGCCCTAACAATGGTTTTGGAACAAATGGTGCGCCAGCAGTTACTATAATTTTATCAAATGGAGCTTGTTCTGGCAGACCTTTGTAACCATCACCAAAAATAAATTTCTTTGGTTTATAACCTAATTTTGGCAAAAATAAAGAAGTTCTTTTGAATAATTCGTGTTGTCTTTCTATGGAATAAACTTCTGCCTTTAATTCTAATAAAACTGCTGTTTGATACCCAGATCCTGTTCCAATTTCTAAAACTTTATCTCCATTTTTTATGGTCAAAGTTTGCGATTGAAACGCAACTGTATAAGGTTGAGAAATTGTCTGTTCTGCAGCAATAGGAAAAGCTTTATCCTGATACGCATGAGATTCAAAACTAGAATCAATAAACAAATGACGTGGAATACTTTTAATCGCTTTTAATACATTTTTATCTGTAATACCTTTTGCCTTTAATACGGTAACTAATTGATTTCTAAGTCCTTGATGTTTTGCTGTGTCTTTCAATTCTTGTTAAGTTTCTAAAGGCTAAAAATACTAATAAATCTAAATAGATTCTTATAAAATTGTATCTTTGTTATTATCCAATTTTAAAATTGGAAAATACTAAATAAATGTCTCTAATTTTAAGAATAACAAAGTAATATTTCTGTTATAAAATTAATTTACTTTATTCTCAAAAACAAAAAAAATATTTATGTTAAAAGTTGGCGTTTTAGGTGCCGGTCATCTTGGAAAAATTCATCTTCGTTTATTACAAGAATCTGAAAAATATGAATTAATTGGTTTTTTTGATCCATTAACAAAAAATGCACAAAAAGTAGCTACTGAATTTGGCTATAATTTGTTTAATTCTATTGATGAATTGATTGAGGCTGTAGATGTTGTAGACATCGTTACCCCCACTTTATCTCATTTTGAATGTGCTAAAAAATCAATCGAAAAGGGACGTCACATATTTATTGAAAAACCAATAGCAAAAACTGTTTTGGAAGCAGAAGCAATTAGAACTTTGGCAAGCCAATATCACGTTATAGGTCAAGTTGGCCATGTAGAAAGATTCAATCCTGCATTTATTGCCGCTAAAGGTATGATTGATAACCCAATGTTTATAGAAACGCACAGATTAGCAGAATTTAATCCAAGAGGAACAGATGTGCCTGTAGTTTTAGATTTAATGATACATGATATCGATATTATTCTTTCTGTAGTAAAATCTAAAGTTATAAATGTGCATGCTAGTGGCATCTCTGTTATTTCTGAAACTCCTGATATTGCAAACGCGAGAATTGAGTTCGAAAATGGTTGTGTAGCAAATTTAACAGCGAGTAGAATCTCTATGAAAAACATGCGTAAAACGCGCTTTTTTCAAAAGGACGCCTATATTTCTGTGAACTTTTTAAGTAAAGAATCTGAAATTGTAAGAATTCAGGACGCTCCAAAAAACCCAGATGAATTTGCAATGATTCTACAAAATGATGAAGGTGTTAAAAAACAAATTTATTTTGAAAATCCAGAAGTTGTAAATAATAACGCTATTTTAGATGAGTTGGAAACTTTTGCTGATGCAATTGTTCACAACACAACACCTATTGTAACTTTGCATAATGGAACTGAAGCATTAAGAATTGCACAATGGATAATTGACTGTTTTAAAACTGGAGATAAACATTAAAATCTCTTTTCGATAAAAAATAGTGTAATACCAAATGTTAAAAGATTCAATATTGATCTACTTTATTTGTTATAACTATAAATTTTTAAATAAATATTCATGAAAAATTTAGCGGTAATTGGTGCTGGAACTATGGGAAATGGAATTGCGCATACGTTCGCACAATTTGATTATAAAGTTCAATTGATTGATATTTCTGAGACTGCACTTAAAAAAGGAATGGCAACTATCACCAAAAATTTAGATAGAATGGTAGCTAAAGAAAAAATTTCTGAAGCTGATAAAGAAAAAACATTAAGTAATATTTCTACTTTTACTTCCATTCAAGAAGGTGTTAAAAATACAAGTTTAGTTATTGAAGCGGCTACTGAAAATGCAGTTTTAAAAGCTAAAATATTCAAAGAATTAGATGAAGTTTGCGCTAAAGAAACCATTTTAGCTACAAATAC
Proteins encoded:
- a CDS encoding DUF2490 domain-containing protein: MKTRIFYILLFISIIRLHAQSTNKGENSLGTWYAVTTSSKVSDKFSISGSLTNWNYKIVDNQHLLLAIIGLNYKVNNAVSFGIGYGYGSIDTSFEETGDPYLIENRTIEQISVKYKVYKFSLSHRFKLEQRFIEYETQYKFKNRIRYRFKSSFPINKRLSITFYDEIHYHLINGLDFHQNRAYAGLGVKINKNMNFQFGYARHSYKTKSFNRLSAQLNLKFDFRKAKI
- a CDS encoding DUF2147 domain-containing protein, translating into MKKILISFTFLIITASINAQNIFGKWHSTNENTGEVDSVIEVYKKDGKAFAKVVDIKDAARKDAVCEKCEDENKNRPILGLNILTGLEKDGEEWSGGNILDPRNGKIYKCYIKLIKPNKLKLRGYIGLALFGKTAYWERAE
- a CDS encoding HAD family hydrolase is translated as MEISYKQLLPNINTLIFDVDGVLTNGIVTIMPDGELVRHMSIKDGYALKTAVDQGFNICIISGGNNEGVRTRLANLGIKDIYLGAHDKIKQYQELVHKYQLQPENVLYMGDDIPDFPVMKLVGLPCCPNDAVQEIQSISKYISYKKGGEGCVRDIIEQILRVQGKWDNNFNAKYD
- a CDS encoding Gfo/Idh/MocA family protein is translated as MLKVGVLGAGHLGKIHLRLLQESEKYELIGFFDPLTKNAQKVATEFGYNLFNSIDELIEAVDVVDIVTPTLSHFECAKKSIEKGRHIFIEKPIAKTVLEAEAIRTLASQYHVIGQVGHVERFNPAFIAAKGMIDNPMFIETHRLAEFNPRGTDVPVVLDLMIHDIDIILSVVKSKVINVHASGISVISETPDIANARIEFENGCVANLTASRISMKNMRKTRFFQKDAYISVNFLSKESEIVRIQDAPKNPDEFAMILQNDEGVKKQIYFENPEVVNNNAILDELETFADAIVHNTTPIVTLHNGTEALRIAQWIIDCFKTGDKH
- a CDS encoding Rossmann-like and DUF2520 domain-containing protein, producing the protein MISVLLVGNGNVAAHLHTAFLNAPAINVTHVSSRDLEIIPQADITIIAVSDDAIAEVSSKIKNHFVVHTSGSVAMNGLKNTTRKGVFYMLQTFSKDKIVDFSEVPFCLESENENDYNLLEKLAKSIGKKMYAINSEQRKTIHLAAVFVNNFTNHLYKIGNDICKENNVPFEILQPLIKETASKIEELSPKKAQTGPAIRNDEKTIKNHLNLLDKKQQKIYKIFTKSIQNGDKL
- a CDS encoding protein-L-isoaspartate(D-aspartate) O-methyltransferase, which codes for MKDTAKHQGLRNQLVTVLKAKGITDKNVLKAIKSIPRHLFIDSSFESHAYQDKAFPIAAEQTISQPYTVAFQSQTLTIKNGDKVLEIGTGSGYQTAVLLELKAEVYSIERQHELFKRTSLFLPKLGYKPKKFIFGDGYKGLPEQAPFDKIIVTAGAPFVPKPLLGQLKIGGMLLIPVGDTTQIMTLFIRKSYKEFEKHELGDFAFVPMLEEKN
- a CDS encoding PLP-dependent aspartate aminotransferase family protein; amino-acid sequence: MDKSKKLGINSTCVHVGEVKDEQFKGAISPIYMSTSYAFDGVDVKRYPRYLNTPNQEMLCKKIAALEHSEDALIFSSGMAAISNAMLAFLQKGDHVIIQQVIYGGTYNFVVAEFDKYGIEYSFTESDKVDDFKSLIRKNTKILYIETPSNPLLGITDMKAISVLAKQHEIITMMDNTFASPINQNPVDFGIDIILHSATKYMGGHSDISAGAVAASKKHIEQIWKTAINFGGNLSDQTVWLLERSLKTMNLRVKEQTKNAQIMAEYFEGNPNIDKVYYPGLKSHLQYEIAKKQMKGFGAMLSFELNKGIDAMKFQNSLQLIKPSMSLAGVESTTVSPTQTTHALLNEEERLERGIKDGLIRFSVGIEETEDLIADIEQAIKKAKN